One Bos taurus isolate L1 Dominette 01449 registration number 42190680 breed Hereford chromosome 4, ARS-UCD2.0, whole genome shotgun sequence genomic window, aaggacagggaagcctggtgtgctacagtccatggtcgccaagagtcggacacagcttagtgactgaacaacaacaaatgttataTATGTATCCAGAAAGAGGTAGTAGGATAGTTTATTTATTAAACCACCATTtactcaataaaaatatatagagataTTCATGTATATACACAGAGAACTTCTATATTAATACAATAGAAATCTATAATAATATTtagctctaggagatggatcaGTAGAATCAAACAAATGGGGAGAGGGACATTTAAATTTTAGCCTGGGTCCTTCcatgtgaaattttaattttgatctgtggtaattttatgaaaaatgacaGTTGGTTTTGAAagggtaaaaaatatatatttaaaatatgatttttctaCTTTACTAAGCATCCCAAGCATCTTCActtctatgtttttaaaaatcttttttatcaGTCCTCATTATTGTTTATAAACCACTGTTATCCCTCAATTCAAGCTGATGAGGGAGGTTACCCAATCACATTTGGAGACCTAGAGGGAAATGTATGGCTGAACAACCCCACTTGGAACACATGCAGgttagagagatgggaatgggCTGTGGGATTAACAGGTGTGCGGTGGAGTAGGTGGCAGATCCTCTCAGTTTATCTCTGACCAGGATGCATAACTATGGCCAGAGGGTATGTGGAACACAGAGGGCAGAGATCATCTGGGAAAGATGGGCTTCCTGCAACCCTGGATATGAACAGAGAATTTGGACAGACGTCCATCTGGTGGCCTCTTAGGTTTTTGACAAGTGTCTTGAATCCTGGTGGGTTCACCAGGAACTGGTGGGTTCACAGCTTCGGGGTGGCTTAGGCTCTACAGGGCTCCATGTAGTCAGGGAGAAGCACATAGCAGCTGAGTTGGCTGACTGTTGACAGCTGGGATTGTGTGGTGGTGTGTAAGGGCCCGGGAAGGAGGCAGCCTGGTTGTTGAGAAGTTCCTCACTGGGAACTTTCAAGTGTGCCCACTGCACAAAACTTAAACTTCCATGGTCTCCAACTTGATTAGCCTCGGGAGGGAAGAGTGAAAGTTTCTTCAGCTTTTCCTTGACTACCTCCCTAGTGTGTATCTGCCTGTGAAAATTGTTCCTCAGTGAATAGCCATCCCTGGGGACAGACtagggagaggaggaaagaggcagagagaatgagagacagggagacagcTGGATCCTTCTCAGCACCATTATTTCTGGATTTCTTCAAGTTTCTGTGTGTGGCCAGTTGTTCCTCATTGTGAGTGGAGATAGTAGAATCAGACTGTCTGCCAAATATTGCTTTCTACTAGCTTTACAGGAGCTGGGCCGAGTTGATGCCTAAAGGGTGGTAGAAGTTACATTCTGTCTTCTTCTCTGGAGGTGAGTGTCTTCCAAGCGATTTCCCCCTGTGAAAAGAATCACCATGGGAAGTCCTGAGCTGGGCTGCCTCCTGGAACAAGGACATCTAGAGGCTGATCAGTGAACtgagaaaactgcagaggagaCGAACTGTGCATCAGACCATCCCTCCATAGCAAGGAGCAGGTTGAGGGGTGTAGGCACAGCCCTCTGCCTGAGAGAGCTAAGACCCTCACTTGCCATTTGTAAGGCATCTGCAGCAAGAGAGACTGCAGGCTAACTGGACAATGGTTTAGAGAAGAATGAATGAGGGAAAGCTAGTCAGATTGGACATTATTTATTGTATGGTTCTTTATCTACTAATTGATACATTCAGTTAATGATATTTACAGAGCACATACATTGTCACACTCTATTCTTATCACTTGTGGTGATATAAGAATACTAAAGAATGTGCCTTCAAGGTACTTAATTCTAATTAAGGGATTTTTATTGGGATGGGGTTTTGATTTTGATGGGATTTTgatgataaatgaataaacaagtaaAAGCATGGTAGATATCAGATATTGATTAGAGCCTAGTGAAAGCCATCTGGTCACAGAGGAATTGTAATCTCAGAGCTAGAAATCATCAACTAGAAACTGGCCAGATTTTTCCTGCATAGAGGAGACATATTCAGTGAAGGCAGAGATGAAgatcatttttatcataaaagtaaAGAGGAAGACATGGATAATTCATTTTAGGGAGCCAGCTTCCCCAAATCAGAGGAGGACTTTGTTTCAAAAATAGCTTTTATCTCATGACAATGTTCTGGATTGATCCAAATTCCCAACAGCACCCCCAAAATGATAAGTATAAGAGCCAACAAATTTAGAGTGAATATAATTGAAATGGACTCTGTTTTTAGCAGATACAGAGGAAAGAAGTAACTATGTCTGGCTGTGATTAACTAGGAATTCTGTCTCATAGGCTCCtctggtggcttaggtggtaaaaaatctgcctgtaatgcaggagacccaggttagatccctgggtcgggaagatcccctggagaagggaatggctacccactccagtatcgttgcctggagaattccatggacagaggagcctgacgggctgttGTCCATCGGtttgcagagagtctgacacaactgagtgattaacattttTTTGTCTTACAACTGTTTATGTACAGCAGTTTTTGCAGGACATGGACAAAACAGGCACAGAAGACAGTTCAGGGCATTCAGAATGGAAGGGGTCATTGTATAAATGAGCATGGTGTGTTCCAGAAGGTAAATAGGGTAGCAGGTGAGAGCAAAGCTGTGAACTGAGAGGCATGGGTGCCTACTGGGGAGGGTGGGTTTTCATGCCTAGGGTGGTATTGGTGACCATTGCTCATCTTTTTGGACCTATGCTATTATCTTAATATATTACACATTCCTTCATAAAGTATCTACCATTAACTTTGTGTAGAAAATAGTCATGTTGTAGAGCCTAAGAGTAGGGTGTATTTCCTCAAGCTGAAAATGGTTTTCATGTTTCTGAGGTTAGAAGTATGTTATCTCTCCCTTGCTCTCTAGACTTCACAAGGAACAAAAGTCCGAGCTACATGTTGGGGAATCACTCCAGTGCCACTGAATTCTATCTCCTTGGCTTCTCAGGATCTAGAGAATTACGCCATATCCTCTTTGctaccttcttcttcttctatttAGTGACATTAATGGGTAACACAGTCATCATTGTGATTGTCTGTCTTGATAAACATCTGCAGTCtcccatgtatttcttccttgGTCATCTCTCGGCCTTGGAGCTCCTGGTGACCACCATTATCGTCCCCATGATGCTCTGGGGGTTGCTGCTCCCTGGGATGCAGACAATATCTCTGGCTGCATGTGTCACCCAGCTCTTCCTGTACCTTGCTCTGGGGACCACAGAGTTTACGCTGCTGGGAGCGATGGCTGTGGACCGTTACGTGGCTGTCTGTAACCCCTTGAGGTACAACGTCATAATGAATAGCCGCACCTGCAACTTTGTGGTAATTGTGTCATGGTTGTTTGGGTTCCTTTTTGAAATTTGGCCAGTTTATGCCACATTTCAGCTTTCCTATTGCAAATCAAATGTGGTGGACAATTTTTTCTGCGACCGAGGGCAATTGCTCAAACTATCCTGTGATAATACTCTTTTCATGGAATTCATCCTCTTCTTAATggctatttttgttctttttggttCTTTGATCCCTACAATTGTCTCCTACACCTACATCATCTCCACCATCCTCAAGATCCCCTCGGCCTCTGGCCGCAGGAAAGCCTTCTCTACATGTGCCTCCCACTTCACATGTGTCGTGATTGGTTACGGCAGCTGCTTGTTCCTCTACGTGAAACCCAAGCAAACTCAGGCCACAGATTACAACAGGGTTGTTTCCTTGATGGTTTACGTAGTCACTCCTTTCCTCAATCCTTTCATCTTCACTCTCCAGAATGACAAAGTCATAGAAGCACTTCGGGACAGAGTGAAACAATGCTGTCATCTATTCAGGAACTAGTCTTGCCCTAAAGCTTTTTATATGGCAGAATGCATTCTGAATTCTATCTAGAATGGTCTGAAAAGCACTTTGAACCGGCGCCTAATCATCATCAAATAATCTGTGTGCAACAGAACTCTTTTATATTATGGCCATGGTGTTTATCATTATAGgttgttatttaaaaattcactttattgtgtgtgtgtatatatatatatatatatatatatatatatgtttcactTATGGTGCATTtcacaataaaatgttttaaaattaaatgtaataataatatatgtGATATTTAGGTTTCTGAAGAGGGGAGTATCAGAAATATATTCTCTGGCTCCAGAATTGAATAACTACTTGATTCcaggttcttcttcttttttttttaattttattttattttatttttaaactttacaatattgtattggttttgccaaatatcgaaatgaatccaccacaggtatatatttgttccccatcctgaaccctcctccctcctccctccccataccatccctctgggttgtcccagtgcaccagccccaagcatccagtatcgtgcatcgaacctggactggcaattcatttcatacatgatattatacatgtttcaatgccattctcccaaatcttcccaccctctccctctccaacagagtccataagactgttctatacatcagtgtctcttttgctgtctcatacacagggttattgttaccatctttctaaattccgtatatatgtgttagtatactgtattggtgtttttctttctggcttacttcactctgtataataggctccagtttcatccacctcattagaactgattcaaatgtattctttttaatggctgagtaatactccattgtgtatatgtaccacagctttcttatccattcatctgctgatggacatctaggttgcttccatgtcctggc contains:
- the OR9A4 gene encoding olfactory receptor 9A4, with translation MLSLPCSLDFTRNKSPSYMLGNHSSATEFYLLGFSGSRELRHILFATFFFFYLVTLMGNTVIIVIVCLDKHLQSPMYFFLGHLSALELLVTTIIVPMMLWGLLLPGMQTISLAACVTQLFLYLALGTTEFTLLGAMAVDRYVAVCNPLRYNVIMNSRTCNFVVIVSWLFGFLFEIWPVYATFQLSYCKSNVVDNFFCDRGQLLKLSCDNTLFMEFILFLMAIFVLFGSLIPTIVSYTYIISTILKIPSASGRRKAFSTCASHFTCVVIGYGSCLFLYVKPKQTQATDYNRVVSLMVYVVTPFLNPFIFTLQNDKVIEALRDRVKQCCHLFRN